The DNA sequence caaaaaaaatgtaataggtGGGAGAGTGTTGATTGAAATGCTGTTACACATGCAAAATAAAAGTTTTGAGTTCTTTTGGTCTGTttactgcattttttttcttcatgtgaGAGCCAGTGaaatctgtctgtgtgtgtgtgtgagagatgtAAAATCTCATATAAGTACCCCCTGCTTCATGGGAGGCGAGCTGCTGCCTAAAAAGGCAGAGGTAGGTGTTGGTTTGATTGTTCTTGTCACGGAACACCGCCATCCCCTGCCACTACCTCTGATCCggaaacttggggggggggggggggggtggatggatGACATGTCAGTGTTCTAAGTACTTTGCCATGTAATGCCCATGTTAGtcatttcattcagacccagatTAATACTGAAGGTAAAGTTCTTAAATGGCTATTGCAACTGAAAAAAATCCCATTAAGGATAAATAACCTGGggtggcgtggtggtgcagtggttagcgctggttgcctcacacctctgggacccgggttcgagtctccgcctgggtcacatgtgtgcggagtttgcatgttctccccatgtcgttgtggggtttcctccgggtactccggtttccccccacagtccaaagacatgcaaaggctaattggagttgctaaattgcccgtaggtgtgaatgtgtgagtgaatggtgtgtgagtgtgccctgcgatgggctggccccccatcctgggttgttccctgcctcgtgcccgttgattccaggataggctccggaccccccgcgacccagtaggataagcggtttgggaaaatggatggataaataaccTGAATGTGGGGGTGAACAATCAACCAACACCTGCCTCTGCCTTTTTCATCATTTTTACTGATATCTATGGTGATTTTTAGTGGACAAGTATGGGATTGTTGGTAATGCATGCAGTTAATGCAAAACTCCTATTTATGGTCTATTAATGTGTTGCACTGCGACTTTAACAAAACAATTATATTGCCTAAAAGCATTATGCATCCCCATTCATACTGCTGTAGCATCACAGACATATGCAACCTTGTGCACTGAACAGGATAATGCCAGCACTCTACAACAGATACCATGCATGTACATTCAGAATGTACATTTCAGTCTTATAAACGGAGCATTAattgtatgtatttttaaattggCCCTTCTTGCACATTTTCTTCATTGAAGGCACCATTTTCAACATAACTGTACAATCAGGTGTTCAGGCATTTTAACCCACAGCTCTGAGTCCCTGTTATCTGATTAATAAGCAGATCATGCTGAGTTATAAAAGCATGTCTTAAGGTACCCACCAGTGATATAGCTTAACTAGGTGCCTGTCTATTTCTATGTAAAATATTTTGCCACTTCATTTCATAAAATACagtactttaaaaacacaaatgatttGAAGTGACGGTCTTTCAGTTTTTGTTTCCCTTCATTTGCTTAGAGCCTGTGATTCTGACTGATGTGGGGTTCTGTGGTCGCAGTCACCCCAAACGGCACGTGTGAGTCCCATCCCAGACCCTCATGTCGCCTTGACTTTGAGGCTCGCGAGACCCGTAGCTGGGCAGCACTCTTTGCTCGTGCTGTTTGGTTTTGTGGTGTCGTTCTCGCGGCGTCGTTGCTGCCTCCATACACCAGGTGGCGCTCTCCGCTCCACTGCTGAGGGAAGTTCCAGGGCGCCTGCTTATTCCTATCCCACTAACATGCCGGTCAAGAGCTCACACCAGTCCGGCTTCGAGGCACATGCTGTAAAACTGgccccgctggacgatgaggcCTGATGGTGTGCCGACCTCCACAATTTGGCCCTGGTCCATCACAATGACTCTGTAACAGTTCACATGAAAAAGAGCATCAAGGAACATGGGTAATACTCACAAATATATGTAGCCTGTATAGCTGAATTCACCCAGTGTTCTTTAAGTGATTCCACTTGCCCAGTTTTAGTGatcaattgtcattgttgacacaccatagcacacaacaaaaaaaatctgttctctgcatttatccCATATGTAACACAGCAGGGGCAACAAATTCATCATCTGgggagcagtaccttgctcagggtacctcagtggtgccttgctggtgggggatttgaacctgcaatctttttaTTACAAGTGCACGTCCCCAACCactaagccaccactgcccaacaGTTGTCTGTTTCTTCCTGTGACAGGACTGGTGCCATGGCTCATCGATGCCCGAGCATCCTCACCTGGTGTAGTCCATGATGGTGTTGAGCCGGGTGAGCTATGGTCAGCACGGTGCAGTCCTCGAACTCGCTGCGGATGGTCGACTGGATCAGGTTGTCCGTCTCCAGGTCCACCGGCGGCCGTGGCCTCGTCCAGAACCAGCACCTTGGTTTTGCGCAGCAGAGCTCGGGCCAGACACAGCAGCTGACGCTGGCCCAGACTGGCGGTCAGGAGGGAGAGGTAACGGGACAGTGGGTTCGAGAGGTGGGGAAGGACGAGCAGAAGAAGAGATGGAGAGCAGGAGGGACAGAGTGCAGGCCTACCTCAGGTTCTCTCCTCCTTCTGAACACTCGTGGCCCAGCTTATCAGGTAGGCTGGAGACGAAGCTCTTGAGGTGGCCAGCTCCAGGGCGCTCCAAACCTCCTCATCCGAGTAACGGTTGAAGGGGTCGAGGTTCATGCGCAGTGACCCAGAGAACAGTACAGGGTCCTGGTGGTGAGAGGAAACGTGGGCAAAGATACCTCAGCATTTAATTACTCCTGTACAGTTATTCCATGGAAAAAGAAGAAGCAGAGGGCTTTCCTgatgtgggggggagggaaatcAGGAGAAGGTCAGGTTCCTCCTCCAAAATCTCAAGCCACTCATGTAGGACTTGGCTACAGATTGCCTACCAGTCACACATAGAAGATGTTATCATGTTCCTGCTTCACAGAGTTTACTTGTACTGGGCAAATCAAGCAATTTCCTAAGGATTCTCTTCATCGACACTATTCCTGTTTGATCTTCCTACTACAGACTTTAGGTACTGCTCCAGATGCCCTCTGAAGTTCTCTGATATTTTTCCAGTTGTAAAAAGTATCAATGAAGGAAAGGAAAATGAGTACAGGTTTAGTGGAGAATGTTGCTTGGCCAGTGTAAGAAGAATCAGATCAGGGTCTAAAAGATTAATGGTTCTGGAACCACCCAAGGAGTGCAGGATTGGCACAATGCCATAAGTACATTAGCATATCTAGCAATGATGAGCTGGACTGGAATGATGACACAGAGTCTATAGGACAGTGCAGAGTAGGGTGCATTTCTTAAGGAAGATGTATGCAGCAATATCAATGATATTACTGTATGCTCAAGGCTGAAAGAAGCTTTTGGGGAAAAGCTAGTTCTGTCGCAGAAGAGAGTCTGGACTCCTTGGTGGTTATTCTGGTGCCCCAATGTACTCTGGTCTGAATAATATAACCCATCCTCTCAACAGTCCATCCATACgtctgaaaccacttgtcctgttcagggtcgtggggggtctgtaGCCTAtatgtacaaggcagggaacaacccaaaatgggggtaccaacccatcacaggttgcacactcacgcaccattcactcacatgcaTAAATACAGGCAATTTGTGAAtttcaatcagcctcagcatgtttttggactgtgggggggaaaccggagtacctggaggaaaccccacaatgacatggggagaacatgcaaactccacacacgtggagCCATATTGGAGGCTCAAGCCCTGGTCCAATGTGCCACCCCACCCATCAGCAGTCTACCCACTTAATTGAAAAATGAGGCTAAGACAGTAATTTAAAAAAGATTCCACTTATATACTATACCTGTGGGATGATAGTGATGCGGGACCTCAAGTCATGCAGTCCTACTTCTGCAATGTTGAACCCATCAATGTAGATATTCCCCTTTGAAGCTTCTAGGATCCTGAAGATGCCGAGGGCCAGAGATGATTTTCCTGCCCCTGTCCTTCCAACAATCCCAACCTAGGCAGGAATGACAGAAAAGAGGTTAAGTGTGGAAGTTGCTGCAAATGTTCAGTTCAAAGCTGCAATTTGAGGATTGCCTACTACAGACCTTCTCTctctcctggatgctcagagaGATGTCCTTGAGAGCCCAGTCCAAACCCCTGCGGTACTGTAGGCCATACCCCTGAAACTCTATAGTCCCTGCCTGGGGCCAGGTCACAGGGAGAGAAATGTTCTCCGTTGTCCAGGGTGCCTGAGGGAAACAATGTTACAGTTTCATTAGAAGAAAGTCTCCATACTCAAGCACTTGCCATGCTATGGATTTGGGACTCTTGCCTCTTTTGAGGTATCTGCGTACTCTTTCACCCTCTCCACAGATACAATGTTGTTTTCCACGTCAGTCCAGGAGCGCACAATACAGCTCAGGATGTCTGTCACCTGCGGCACATGGTATGATACGATGTCATTATCTGTCCTTCGTTGTAAATATACTTCTACACATGACTGAAAACAGCAATAAGATCTTTCTAACCTGTAAGCAATGAGACACTGCCAATCCCACAATTCCAGGACTCAGGGTGTCCTTACCCATAACAGATAGGATGGAGGCTGCAAGGACTAAGACATTGCCAAGGAACTCAAGGTTCACGGCCAACCACCTACAAAATGACATCAGTGAGTGAGAGTTGGCTGGGCAATGTATAAGGATGCAAACATCTGGGACACAATCACAGATTCACCAAATGAATGACAGGGGAGTTTTCCAAGCTTCGCATTTTCCACAACTCTAACCTGGTGGCCACAAATCGGGGGAAGTAGGATGTCTGGTTGTGGTCAACTCTGGAGTTGGCCTCCAAGATGAACCTGGACTGCTCTCCAAAGGCCCGGATCACACTGGCCCCCTGCACAGTCTCGTTGAAGTGGGTGTAGATGGGGGAGCGGCTTACAGACTCCAGGCGACGCAGCTGGCAGGATGTTGCCACGTAAAAACTCTAGAGcaagggaaggatggagcacaAACTAAACTGATGGTACAGTGTcacctttttcagtgtgtttggAAAAATAATGGGCTCAAAAATGTGCCTTCTAGGAACCTCTACCAggagtccagaaagtacaaatctagTCCAAGGTTTTGTGTCAATCAACCAGTTTAGTAtagagagtcacagtcacagagtactcaactggttggttgaaacaaaaccttgaccTGGGTTTGTACCTTCTGGATCTGAGTTTTCCACCTGTAATAAAACATCAAAATTCATTCCAGTTGGGCCGGCATCTCCCACATACCTGGATGAAGGCGTAGAAGAGGGTGAGGGGTAGGATGACAACCACCGTGAAGGGTGTTGCCAAAAGCACAATAATGCAGACTTCCAGCAGCTTGAACAAGTAGCCGAGCATCATCTTCAACCCTTCGGGAATCATGCAGTCAATGGCATCCACCTCCTTGGAGAAGCGGTTGAGGAGGTTGCCGCTGGGAGTTCTCTCAAAGAAGGACATTGGGGAGAGCAGGACATTGTTCAGGAGGTCCAGGTGAAGGTAACGAGAGGCGATGATTCCTCCTACCGAGATGGCCACCATGGTACCAAAACCTGCCAGTCCTGAAATGCGTAGGACAAAGAGTAGGTCAACGCAAGATAGTCATTGTTTATTCTCTAGCTCTTTTAAGGTATCTCGTGTTAAATAAATGACTTTGCCAACCTTGCGCAATTCCAAGAGCTCCAAAAACCCCCAGCTTGAAGTCCATGTCTGTCTGAGTACCATTGATTACGGGGTCGTCAGCCCACAGGCTGAGCCAGTAATTGTAGGCTAAGGAAGCAGCCTGCTGGACAGCGTACAAGAAGATGATTGGCAAGATGAGTGTCAAACCGATGGTCCTGAAGTAATCCACGTACATCTCCAGTTTCACCTGTGAAGATCCAGAACGAAGTTCCAGGGTTATTACAGTGATCTTACCATTTATTTGGAAATCCTATACAGCTGCAAATGAAAATACTACCCACATTTCAATTGAATGTTTTCAATTATTATTCCTGCTAAAACTAACTGACATAACTAATGAACCCACCCTTCCGATATGGACTCGGTCAGCCTCGGTCAATTTGCCCAAATCTTCTTTGATTGGATCCCAATCGGTATTGGATATGGACTCCATGTTCTGTAAGCTGGTACTGCCCTTATCACCACTGGAGGGAAACAGAGTTATACTTTTTAATCTTCTACCTCATGGTGGGGTGGTAATTGAGATAGTACCTAATACCCAATAATTGagatattacctaatttgctgttcctgggaaaggtCTCTAGAAACAAACATGGAGTCGGCTATGCTGAGCCGGGAGGAAGACTTCTTGGTACCTGCCATGTGTCACaaaattaaaccattttaaaatgtcatgtCCTCAGCTGCAGTGTAGGGATCTGAACTTTTCTGGCACAATGTGTTTCCTCCAACCTTGGCAGGGCGAGCTTTCTCTGTGCTCAGCACCAGTGCTAACAAAGGCACGTATGAAGTCTGCGAAGGCGCCCTGGCGGCCGAGCAGCTCCTGGTATGAACCCGTCTCCGTGATCTCACCGTCCACCATGACCAGGATCAGGTCGGCCTGCGGCAGGAAGCTCAGGCCATGTGTGACCAGGATGCGCGTCTGTGTGTACAAATATGCTAGTCTGTCAAACAAGACTCAAAGAACTCTCATTATGAACATGGTTGAATTAATACACTGTTTTTAAATGTATGAGTAAGTTTTTAAGGAAATTACCTTGTCTTTCAAAAGGCCTTTGGGCCCAATGACCTTGTCGAAGATATGTTGGCCCACATGAGCATCAACAGCTGACAGAGGGTCATCTAGAAGATAAACATCAGTCTTCCTGTAGACGGCACGTGCCAGGCTAACCCTCTGTTTCTGTCCCCCAGACAAGTTCAAGCCCTGTGGTGAAGCCGTGACAGCATGCAGCCACAGCGTCACACTCAAGGGACCAAAGAGCAAGTAATATTTGCTAAAAAAAAGTCAGGAACCTTAGTGGCCTTACCTTCTCACCAATCTCAGTGGCATCCCCAGCAGGCAGGATCTTCAGGTCAGGCCTAAGAGCACAAGCCTCCACTACTTGCTGGTACCAGCTCTCTTTCTTCTCGAGCCCAAAGGTGATGTTGTCCCGCAGGAATGCATTCTGGATCCAAGCCTGCTGGGGCACATAGGCCACGGAGCCCTGGAAGGAACCAACAgacaaattaatttaaaaagagTGATGAAAATTGCCATTGGGGTGCAAAGTGTAAAGATTTCTAGCATGTAAACATCAGAGCCCTGTATGAGGCTAATGCAGAAGCACTAAACAGACACTGGTGTTAAGCAGACCAGCGGAGCGGAATGGGAAGGATCCCAAGAGAGTTCACCAAGGCAAAAGGGGAAGGATCCCAAGAGAATTCACCAAGGCAAAAGGGGAAGGGTCCCAAGAGAGTTCACCAAGGCAAAAGAGGAAGGATCCCAAAAGAGTTCACCAAGGCAAAAGGGGAAGGATCCCAAGAGAGTTCACCAAGGCAAAAGGGGAAGGATCCCAAGAGAGTTCACCAAGGCAAAAGGGGAAGGGTCCCAAGAGAGTTCACCAAGGCACATGGTGAATTGCTCCTGCTCATTAAAGATTTCACCTATGGGAATCATTGAAGGTCTTGTTTGTTTTTACTGCTAATGTGTCTGACAAAGAGGACCAAGCTGTGTGAAAGGTATAGAGGAAATATAAACTTGTTGTGTGTCATCTGCTAGCCTTTGCATGTCGTCTGTGGCTTTCACAAAGCTCCCAAAAAATTCCCATTTAATTTCTTATGTCCCGCGATGGGGAAAGTCGCGATGCAGAAAGCTTGAGTGTATAAGCTGAAACCCTGATCGTTAGAAATGGGTCCCAAAGACCTCCatttcagagacaagatcttctTGTGGTTTGGACCATTCCTTGCCCACAGCAAGTCCCAGGTATAAAAATCTTTCCTGCATCCGGCTACATCCTACCAAATTTGAACTGTGGACCTTTTAATAAAACCGACTTGAGTGGAAGGTTTGCAGTTGCATGAGGCGACTTTGGGTATAAGCATCTGCTAAGCCAAAGAATGATTGCAGTGACAGACCTTTACACAGACACGGCCACTTCGCTTCTCCATCTCCCCAAGCAAGGCTGAGAGCAGGGAAGACTTCCCGCTACCCACGTGACCAACCACCGCCACCAGCGAGCCTCCCGGAAAGCGGGCGTTTATCCTACAATCAGAGACATCAGAAAGATGTATGAAGATATAGCATGTGGTCCCAGCTGCAGTGGTTTGGCTCTGTGCCAAGTAACCCGGACACCTAAACTGTTTTCCAGAAACAGGCCTTGTAGAGCACTTGAGAACATAGAAACTCTTAGGAACTAGAGAATGTCATTCAGTCTGAATGTCATTCTTCTAGATATTGTCTGGTGCTGTCAGTGAATTTTA is a window from the Brienomyrus brachyistius isolate T26 unplaced genomic scaffold, BBRACH_0.4 scaffold110, whole genome shotgun sequence genome containing:
- the LOC125727681 gene encoding LOW QUALITY PROTEIN: multidrug resistance-associated protein 1-like (The sequence of the model RefSeq protein was modified relative to this genomic sequence to represent the inferred CDS: inserted 1 base in 1 codon; deleted 3 bases in 3 codons), which encodes MWMDDLCSLNGLDPLWDWNQTWYTHNPDLTQCFQHTVLVWAPCIYIWVCAPFYMLYLSCNDRGYIDLTSLCWAKMVLGLGLASFGFIEFFYILLEKNQEIQKHIVFLISPVIRSLTMVLTISVVHLERTKGCRSSIILFIFWLLAVLCSLVPLRAKIQLAIQEEFSVDALRYLAFFSYFSLQLAQLVLVCFSDRRPSTAKPVYVKNPCPVQDASFLSKVLFWWFTGLVVKGYRQPLQVEDLWTLRQEDTSGHIISGMKEAWSEGCARLQRQEGALHISAPQGYRLVEQPQLLRKLQKEQSSGLHLLRALARHFGPRFLLGALCLVAHDAFLFSIPQVLSPLLGFMREQGAPLWKGYFYAAAMFLLLCLQSLFRHQYMYACFTVGMRVKTAIMGLVYRKSLVINGAARRTCTVGEIINLVSADTQKLMDFVVYFNAMWIAPVEIALCLFFLWQQLGPSALAGITVVILIFPLNGFIAKKRSKLQEIQMKFTDRRIKLMNEILNGIKILKFYAWEKAFLGQIRDCREEELAALKKSQILYSVSLASFNSSSFLMAFAMFSVYVLTDSKNVLDAQKVFVTMALINILKTPLSQLPFAISTTMQALVSLRRLGKFLCQEELKSDVVEKMPCSPADSAGDGVTVENGTFSWSKEGPPCLKRINARFPGGSLVAVVGHVGSGKSSLLSALLGEMEKRSGRVCVKGSVAYVPQQAWIQNAFLRDNITFGLEKKESWYQQVVEACALRPDLKILPAGDATEIGEKGLNLSGGQKQRVSLARAVYRKTDVYLLDDPLSAVDAHVGQHIFDKVIGPKGLLKDKTRILVTHGLSFLPQADLILVMVDGEITETGSYQELLGRQGAFADFIRAFVSTGAEHRESSPCQGTKKSSSRLSIADSMFVSRDLSQEQQISGDKGSTSLQNMESISNTDWDPIKEDLGKLTEADRVHIGRVKLEMYVDYFRTIGLTLILPIIFLYAVQQAASLAYNYWLSLWADDPVINGTQTDMDFKLGVFGALGIAQGLAGFGTMVAISVGGIIASRYLHLDLLNNVLLSPMSFFERTPSGNLLNRFSKEVDAIDCMIPEGLKMMLGYLFKLLEVCIIVLLATPFTVVVILPLTLFYAFIQSFYVATSCQLRRLESVSRSPIYTHFNETVQGASVIRAFGEQSRFILEANSRVDHNQTSYFPRFVATRWLAVNLEFLGNVLVLAASILSVMGKDTLSPGIVGLAVSHCLQVTDILSCIVRSWTDVENNIVSVERVKEYADTSKEAPWTTENISLPVTWPQAGTIEFQGYGLQYRRGLDWALKDISLSIQEREKVGIVGRTGAGKSSLALGIFRILEASKGNIYIDGFNIAEVGLHDLRSRITIIPQDPVLFSGSLRMNLDPFNRYSDEEVWSALELAXLKSFVSSLPDKLGHECSEGGENLSLGQRQLLCLARALLRKTKVLVLDEATAAVDLETDNLIQSTIRSEFEDCTVLTIAHRLNTIMDYTRVIVMDQGQIVEVGTPSGLIVQRGQFYSMCLEAGLV